From the genome of Tachysurus vachellii isolate PV-2020 chromosome 2, HZAU_Pvac_v1, whole genome shotgun sequence, one region includes:
- the LOC132841745 gene encoding gamma-crystallin M2-like translates to MTMGKVIFYEDRNFMGRSWECTGDFSDMHPHLSRCHSCRVESGCWMVYDQPNYMGNQYFMRRGEYADYMSMWGWGNNWIRSCRMIPMYRGSYRMRLYERDNFMGQMMEATDDCDSFMDRYHWSNGCMSCHVMDGHWLMYEYPHYRGRMWYFRPGEYRNFRDYGGMRFMSMRRIMDSWY, encoded by the exons ATGACAATGGGAAAG GTCATCTTCTATGAGGACAGGAACTTCATGGGGCGCTCCTGGGAGTGCACCGGTGATTTTTCTGATATGCACCCTCACTTGAGCCGCTGTCACTCCTGCAGGGTGGAGAGCGGCTGCTGGATGGTCTACGACCAACCCAACTACATGGGAAACCAGTATTTCATGAGGAGGGGCGAGTACGCTGACTACATGAGCATGTGGGGCTGGGGCAACAACTGGATCAGGTCCTGCCGCATGATCCCCATG TACAGAGGATCCTACAGAATGAGGCTCTACGAGAGGGACAACTTCATGGGTCAGATGATGGAGGCGACGGATGACTGTGATTCCTTCATGGATCGCTACCACTGGTCCAACGGCTGCATGTCCTGCCACGTGATGGACGGCCACTGGCTCATGTATGAGTATCCACACTACAGAGGCAGGATGTGGTACTTCAGGCCTGGAGAGTACAGGAACTTCAGGGACTACGGTGGCATGAGGTTCATGAGCATGAGGCGCATCATGGACTCCTGGTATTAG
- the LOC132841747 gene encoding gamma-crystallin M2-like produces MMGKVIFYEDRNFMGRSWECTGDCADMHSYMSRCHSCRVESGCWMVYDRTNYMGNQYFMRRGEYADYMNMWGWGNNWIRSCRMIPMYRGSYRMRLYERDNFMGQMMEATDDCDSFMDRYHWSNGCMSCNVMDGHWLMYEYPHYRGRMWYFRPGEYRNFRDYGGMRFMSMRRIMDSWY; encoded by the exons ATGATGGGAAAG GTTATCTTCTATGAGGACAGGAACTTCATGGGGCGCTCCTGGGAGTGCACCGGTGATTGTGCCGATATGCACTCTTACATGAGCCGCTGTCACTCCTGCAGGGTGGAGAGCGGCTGCTGGATGGTCTATGACCGCACCAACTACATGGGAAACCAGTATTTCATGAGGAGGGGCGAGTACGCTGACTACATGAACATGTGGGGCTGGGGCAACAACTGGATCAGGTCCTGCCGTATGATCCCCATG TACAGAGGATCCTACAGAATGAGGCTCTACGAGAGGGACAACTTCATGGGTCAGATGATGGAGGCAACAGATGACTGTGATTCCTTCATGGATCGCTACCACTGGTCCAACGGCTGCATGTCCTGCAACGTGATGGACGGCCACTGGCTCATGTATGAGTATCCACACTACAGAGGCAGGATGTGGTACTTCAGGCCCGGAGAGTACAGGAACTTCAGGGACTACGGAGGCATGAGGTTCATGAGCATGAGGCGCATCATGGACTCCTGGTATTAG
- the LOC132860623 gene encoding gamma-crystallin M2-like encodes MTMGRVIFYEDRNFMGRSWECTGDFSDMHSYMSRCHSCRVESGCWMVYDQPNYMGNQYFMRRGEYADYMSMWGWGNNWIRSCRMIPMYRGSYRMRLYERDNFMGQMMEATDDCDSFMDRYHWSNGCMSCHVMDGHWLMYEYPHYRGRMWYFRPGEYRNFRDYGGMRFMSMRRIMDSWY; translated from the exons ATGACCATGGGAAGG GTTATCTTCTATGAGGACAGGAACTTCATGGGGCGCTCCTGGGAGTGCACCGGTGATTTTTCTGATATGCACTCTTACATGAGTCGCTGTCACTCCTGTAGGGTGGAGAGCGGCTGCTGGATGGTCTACGACCAACCCAACTACATGGGAAACCAGTATTTCATGAGGAGGGGCGAGTACGCTGACTACATGAGCATGTGGGGCTGGGGCAACAACTGGATCAGGTCCTGCCGCATGATCCCCATG TACAGAGGATCCTACAGAATGAGGCTCTACGAGAGGGACAATTTCATGGGTCAGATGATGGAGGCGACGGATGACTGTGATTCCTTCATGGATCGCTACCACTGGTCCAACGGCTGCATGTCCTGCCACGTGATGGACGGCCACTGGCTCATGTATGAGTATCCACACTACAGAGGCAGGATGTGGTACTTCAGGCCCGGAGAGTACAGGAACTTCAGGGACTACGGTGGAATGAGGTTCATGAGCATGAGGCGCATCATGGACTCCTGgtattag
- the LOC132841748 gene encoding gamma-crystallin M2-like — MGRVIFYEDRNFMGRSWECTGDCADMHSYMSRCHSCRVESGCWMVYDRTNYMGNQYFMRRGEYADYMSMWGWGNNCIRSCRMIPMYRGSYRMRLYERDNFMGQMMEATGDCDSFMDRYHWSNGCMSCHVMDGHWLMYEYPHYRGRMWYFRPGEYRNFRDYGGMRFMSMRRIMDSWY; from the exons ATGGGCAGG GTTATCTTCTATGAGGACAGGAACTTTATGGGGCGCTCCTGGGAGTGCACCGGTGATTGTGCCGATATGCACTCTTACATGAGTCGCTGTCACTCCTGCAGGGTGGAGAGCGGCTGCTGGATGGTCTACGACCGCACCAACTACATGGGAAACCAGTATTTCATGAGGAGGGGCGAGTACGCTGACTACATGAGCATGTGGGGCTGGGGCAACAACTGCATCAGGTCTTGCCGCATGATCCCCATG TACAGAGGATCGTACAGAATGAGGCTCTACGAGAGGGACAATTTCATGGGTCAGATGATGGAGGCGACGGGTGACTGTGATTCCTTCATGGATCGCTACCACTGGTCCAACGGCTGCATGTCCTGCCACGTGATGGACGGCCACTGGCTCATGTATGAGTATCCACACTACAGAGGCAGGATGTGGTACTTCAGGCCCGGAGAATACAGGAACTTCAGGGACTACGGTGGCATGAGGTTCATGAGCATGAGGCGCATCATGGACTCCTGGTATTAG